The following proteins are co-located in the Methylomonas sp. 11b genome:
- the trkA gene encoding Trk system potassium transporter TrkA, which yields MKIVILGAGVTGSSVAGALASEENDIVVIDKNAQLLTALKGRLDIATVEGNAAHPSVLEQAGIQDADMVIAVTDRDETNMLACQVINTLYSKPKTIARVRAIDFLNHPELFAPGGIDIVISPEQVVTESIHNLIKYPGALHVSEFADGLVRLFSIRVVPTGFLTGKRIHAVKEKLADSMIRVAAIFRDGKAIAVNGEAVIATGDEVFFVCPRDKVRKTLVDLHKLESPIKTIMLAGGGHVGKRLAIALEKNYHVKVIEQDIERAREISNDLRNTLILHGDCTDESLLQEEMIEDIDLFCAITNNDGINLIAAGLAKKLGAKKAICLINNNSYLKLLDGTEIDLAIQPKLETLGGILKHVRKGDVVGVSSVCGGSAEAIEAIAHRSKNSSSVVGLRVDQVNLPDGVILGALIREKEVIPVHHDTVFAEGDHVVMFALNKKMVRDIEGYFQPI from the coding sequence ATGAAAATAGTGATTCTCGGTGCCGGCGTTACCGGCTCTTCGGTTGCCGGCGCATTGGCCAGTGAAGAAAACGATATTGTCGTTATCGATAAAAATGCCCAATTGCTCACCGCATTGAAGGGCCGCCTGGATATAGCCACCGTCGAAGGTAACGCTGCCCATCCCAGCGTGCTGGAACAAGCCGGTATTCAGGACGCCGACATGGTGATTGCGGTTACCGACCGCGACGAGACCAATATGCTGGCCTGTCAGGTGATTAACACCCTGTACAGCAAACCCAAAACCATCGCCCGGGTGCGCGCCATCGACTTTCTAAACCACCCGGAATTATTTGCGCCGGGCGGTATTGATATTGTCATCAGCCCTGAGCAGGTGGTCACCGAATCCATTCATAATCTGATCAAATACCCCGGCGCGCTGCATGTGTCGGAGTTTGCCGACGGCTTGGTCAGGCTGTTCTCGATTCGCGTGGTGCCGACCGGCTTTCTGACCGGTAAACGCATCCATGCCGTGAAAGAAAAACTGGCCGACAGCATGATCCGGGTCGCCGCGATTTTCCGCGACGGTAAAGCCATCGCGGTAAACGGCGAGGCGGTGATCGCCACCGGCGACGAAGTATTCTTTGTCTGCCCCCGCGATAAGGTCCGTAAAACCTTGGTGGATCTGCATAAACTGGAATCGCCGATCAAAACCATTATGCTGGCCGGCGGCGGCCACGTCGGCAAGCGGCTGGCAATTGCCTTGGAAAAAAACTACCACGTCAAAGTCATCGAGCAAGACATTGAGCGAGCGCGGGAAATCTCCAACGATTTGCGTAACACCTTAATTCTACACGGCGACTGTACCGACGAATCGCTACTGCAAGAAGAAATGATCGAAGACATCGATTTGTTCTGCGCGATTACCAATAATGACGGCATCAACCTGATTGCCGCCGGTCTGGCGAAAAAACTCGGCGCCAAAAAAGCCATCTGCCTGATCAACAACAATTCCTACCTGAAATTATTGGACGGCACCGAAATCGATCTGGCGATTCAACCAAAACTGGAAACCTTGGGCGGCATCCTCAAACACGTGCGTAAAGGCGACGTGGTCGGCGTCAGCTCGGTATGTGGCGGGAGTGCGGAAGCAATTGAAGCCATTGCTCACCGCAGCAAGAATTCCAGCTCCGTGGTTGGCTTGCGGGTAGATCAGGTCAACTTACCGGACGGCGTGATATTAGGGGCGCTGATTCGCGAAAAGGAAGTGATTCCGGTGCATCACGACACCGTATTCGCGGAAGGTGATCACGTAGTGATGTTTGCGCTGAACAAGAAAATGGTCAGAGACATCGAAGGCTATTTCCAGCCGATCTAA
- the secA gene encoding preprotein translocase subunit SecA, with product MLGKLVKLVVGSRNDRLVKKKRKLVKKVNALAAEYEKLSDAALQAKTQEFRDRLAQGEDLDNLLPEAFAAVREASTRVFGMRHFDVQLIGGMVLHSGKIAEMKTGEGKTLMATLAAYLNALPGKGVHVVTVNDYLARRDAEWMGKLYGFLGLTTGVIVSDLTHEQRQVAYAADITYGTNNEFGFDYLRDNMAFSLEQKVQRDLNFAIVDEVDSILIDEARTPLIISGQAEGSTDIYLKTNQIIPYLTKQEKADDPEKQDQMPGDYAVDEKSRQIHLTEAGYEHVERLLAEHGLIADGSTLYEAANIRLMHYLNASLRAHVLFQKDVDYVVKDGQVIIVDEFTGRMMSGRRWSEGLHQAMEAKENVTIQNENQTLASITFQNYFRLYNKLSGMTGTADTEAFELNKIYGLEVVVIPTHRPMIRKDKGDLVYLSAREKYNAVIEDIKDCVQRGQPVLVGTTSIENSELISRMLQQQNIRHEVLNAKQHEREAHIIENAGMPGAVTIATNMAGRGTDIVLGGNLNAELAALGPDASEADKERVRAAWLERHEKVLASGGLHVIGSERHESRRIDNQLRGRSGRQGDPGSTRFYLSLEDDLMRIFASERVASLMQKLGMEEGEAIEHPWVTRSIESAQRKVENRNFDIRKEILAYDDVANDQRKVIYAQRNELMAAEDINDIINAIRADVLNDVITEYIPPKTMEEQWDVRGLETHLQQEFNLQMPLMEMLESDRTLNEPKLRQLIIEKAEQESRAREEAVGVQVLRHFEKSVMLQVLDNSWKEHLAAMDQLRQGIHFRGYAQKDPKQEYKRESFQMFTGLLTHIKQEVVGILAKVQVAREEDVQAIDEQRQAPLEMHYEHAEAHSIFEEEPAAQAAQSDSDSESAEQPFVRLGSKVGRNDPCPCGSGKKYKQCHGKLN from the coding sequence ATGCTGGGTAAGCTGGTTAAATTGGTAGTTGGCAGCCGCAACGACAGGCTGGTCAAGAAGAAACGCAAGTTAGTCAAGAAAGTCAACGCGCTGGCCGCCGAATACGAAAAATTATCCGATGCGGCGTTACAAGCCAAGACGCAGGAATTTCGCGACCGCCTGGCCCAAGGCGAAGACTTAGACAATTTACTCCCAGAAGCCTTTGCCGCCGTGCGGGAAGCCTCGACCCGCGTATTTGGCATGCGGCATTTCGACGTGCAGTTGATCGGCGGTATGGTCTTGCATAGCGGCAAGATAGCCGAGATGAAAACCGGTGAGGGTAAAACCCTGATGGCCACTCTGGCCGCCTATTTGAATGCCTTGCCGGGTAAAGGCGTACATGTCGTTACCGTCAATGATTACTTGGCCCGCCGCGACGCGGAATGGATGGGCAAACTATACGGTTTCCTGGGCTTGACCACCGGAGTCATCGTCAGCGATTTAACCCACGAGCAACGCCAGGTTGCCTATGCGGCGGATATTACTTACGGCACCAACAACGAATTTGGTTTCGATTATCTGCGTGACAACATGGCCTTCAGCCTGGAACAAAAAGTCCAGCGAGATCTGAATTTTGCCATCGTCGACGAGGTTGACTCGATTCTGATCGACGAAGCCAGAACGCCGTTGATCATCTCCGGCCAGGCGGAAGGCAGTACCGATATTTACCTGAAGACCAATCAAATCATTCCTTACCTGACCAAACAGGAAAAAGCCGACGATCCGGAGAAACAGGATCAAATGCCCGGTGATTATGCGGTGGACGAAAAGTCCCGGCAGATTCATTTAACCGAAGCCGGTTACGAACATGTGGAACGCTTGTTGGCGGAGCACGGCTTGATAGCCGACGGCTCGACCTTATACGAAGCCGCGAATATCCGCTTGATGCACTACCTGAATGCGTCTTTGCGGGCGCATGTGCTGTTCCAGAAGGATGTGGATTATGTGGTCAAGGATGGCCAAGTTATTATAGTCGACGAGTTTACCGGCCGAATGATGAGCGGTCGGCGCTGGTCCGAGGGTTTGCATCAAGCGATGGAAGCCAAGGAAAACGTGACCATTCAAAACGAAAACCAAACGCTGGCTTCGATTACCTTCCAGAATTATTTCCGGCTTTACAACAAGTTGTCGGGTATGACCGGTACTGCGGATACCGAAGCGTTTGAGTTGAACAAAATCTACGGTCTGGAAGTGGTGGTTATTCCTACCCACAGACCGATGATACGCAAAGACAAAGGCGATTTGGTTTATCTTTCGGCGCGGGAAAAATACAACGCCGTCATCGAAGATATCAAGGATTGCGTGCAGCGCGGCCAGCCGGTCTTGGTCGGTACGACGTCGATAGAAAACTCTGAATTGATTTCCCGGATGCTGCAACAACAAAACATCCGCCATGAAGTCTTGAATGCCAAACAGCACGAGCGCGAAGCGCACATTATCGAAAATGCCGGTATGCCGGGCGCTGTCACCATCGCTACCAATATGGCCGGTCGCGGTACCGACATCGTGCTGGGTGGTAATCTGAATGCCGAACTGGCAGCCTTGGGTCCGGATGCCAGCGAAGCCGATAAAGAGCGAGTACGCGCTGCTTGGCTGGAAAGACATGAAAAAGTGTTGGCTAGCGGTGGTCTGCATGTGATCGGTTCGGAACGCCACGAATCGCGGCGGATCGACAACCAATTGCGTGGCCGTTCCGGTCGGCAGGGCGACCCCGGCTCCACACGGTTTTATTTGTCTCTCGAAGACGACTTGATGAGGATTTTCGCGTCCGAACGGGTAGCCAGCTTGATGCAAAAACTGGGTATGGAAGAAGGTGAAGCTATCGAGCATCCTTGGGTGACGCGTTCCATCGAAAGCGCGCAACGCAAGGTGGAGAATCGTAACTTCGATATTCGCAAAGAAATTCTGGCTTACGACGACGTCGCCAACGATCAACGTAAGGTTATTTACGCGCAGCGCAATGAATTGATGGCTGCCGAAGACATCAACGACATTATCAACGCGATTCGTGCCGACGTACTGAACGACGTCATCACCGAATACATCCCGCCGAAAACCATGGAAGAGCAATGGGATGTGCGTGGTTTGGAAACGCATTTGCAGCAAGAGTTTAATCTGCAGATGCCGTTAATGGAAATGCTGGAGAGCGACCGTACACTGAACGAACCGAAATTGCGCCAGTTGATCATCGAAAAAGCCGAACAAGAAAGTCGTGCCCGTGAAGAGGCCGTAGGCGTGCAAGTGCTGCGGCATTTCGAGAAATCGGTCATGTTGCAAGTGCTGGATAATAGCTGGAAAGAACATTTGGCGGCGATGGACCAATTGCGCCAAGGTATTCATTTCAGAGGCTATGCGCAAAAAGATCCCAAGCAGGAGTACAAGCGCGAGTCGTTCCAAATGTTTACCGGCCTGTTGACGCATATCAAACAGGAAGTGGTAGGCATACTCGCCAAAGTGCAGGTGGCGCGTGAAGAGGATGTTCAAGCTATCGACGAACAACGCCAAGCACCGCTGGAAATGCATTACGAACACGCGGAAGCTCACTCCATTTTTGAAGAAGAGCCGGCGGCACAAGCAGCTCAGTCTGACTCAGACTCGGAGAGCGCGGAGCAGCCTTTTGTCAGACTCGGCAGCAAAGTGGGCCGTAACGACCCATGCCCTTGTGGTTCGGGTAAAAAGTACAAGCAATGCCACGGCAAATTGAACTAA
- a CDS encoding glycogen/starch/alpha-glucan phosphorylase yields MPHRVFNKSNPAADITKLPKLGMEKKHFIADFKHYYSHRLGRDQNCRSPHYAYEALSLAISDRLVERWKKTYNVYRDSDCKKAFYLSMEFLMGRSLSNAMLNLGVDDIVTQALYDLGLEAEELIESEPDAGLGNGGLGRLAACFIDSCATLQLPVTGYGLRYEYGMFSQQIVNGEQVEKPDHWLRMGNVWEIERPEYMHRIKFGGHTQTHIDEKGNKRTSWLDTHDVIAMPYDTPVPGYKNGTVNTLRLWKAIATEEFNLQEFNAGDYAEAVAEKNTAENITMVLYPNDANENGKALRLQQQYLLASASLQDVIANWVGRHGNNFSKFAEKNCFQLNDTHPSIAVAELMRLLMDIHGLPWKEAWHITRHTMAYTNHTLLPEALEKWSVNLMQHLLPRLMEIIFEINAHFMAEVSARWPGDNPRMARMSIIEEGHQKQVRMAFLAIVGSFSVNGVAELHSKLLQEGLFKDFFELWPQKFNNKTNGVTPRRWLAGCNPELAEFITATIGDGWITDLSQLSKLAPYAEDAAFRQKWYDLNRASKQRLVDYKKEEHDIEINVDALFDVQVKRIHEYKRQILNVLHVIHLYDRIKRGDTQNWVDRCVLIGGKAAPGYVMAKKIIKLINNVGNVINEDPEVGNKLRLVFMPNYCVSAMEKICPGADLSEQISTAGKEASGTGNMKFMMNGALTIGTLDGANIEIREEVGADNFFLFGLTETEVEALRPHYDPQWFINQDSDLQGVMRLLECGHFNQFEPGIFDDIIASIKSPHDPWMTIADFRSYLEAQKRVEQTWRDQERWTKMSILNTAASGKFSTDRTISEYNREIWKLSPVDVEKY; encoded by the coding sequence ATGCCGCATAGAGTCTTTAATAAGAGTAATCCCGCCGCCGATATTACCAAGCTCCCCAAGTTGGGCATGGAAAAAAAGCATTTCATCGCCGATTTCAAACACTATTACAGTCATCGTCTCGGGCGCGATCAAAACTGCCGTTCTCCGCATTACGCCTACGAGGCCTTGTCCTTGGCGATCAGCGACCGTCTGGTCGAACGCTGGAAAAAAACCTACAACGTCTATCGGGACTCCGACTGTAAAAAAGCCTTCTATCTGTCGATGGAGTTTTTGATGGGGCGCTCGCTGAGCAACGCCATGTTGAATCTCGGGGTTGACGATATCGTGACGCAAGCACTTTACGATTTGGGTTTGGAAGCTGAGGAACTCATCGAAAGCGAACCGGATGCCGGTTTAGGTAACGGTGGTCTGGGACGCTTGGCCGCGTGTTTCATCGACAGTTGCGCCACCTTGCAATTGCCGGTCACCGGCTACGGTTTGCGTTACGAATACGGTATGTTTTCGCAACAAATCGTCAACGGCGAGCAAGTCGAAAAACCGGATCATTGGTTGCGGATGGGCAATGTTTGGGAAATCGAGCGTCCTGAGTACATGCACCGCATCAAGTTTGGCGGCCACACGCAAACGCACATCGACGAAAAAGGCAACAAGCGCACCAGCTGGCTGGATACCCATGACGTGATTGCCATGCCTTACGACACGCCGGTGCCAGGGTATAAAAACGGCACGGTCAATACCTTGCGCTTGTGGAAAGCCATCGCCACGGAAGAGTTCAATTTACAAGAGTTCAATGCTGGCGATTATGCCGAAGCGGTGGCCGAGAAAAACACCGCCGAAAATATTACGATGGTGTTGTATCCCAACGACGCGAACGAAAACGGCAAAGCCTTGCGCCTGCAACAACAATATCTGTTGGCGTCCGCCAGTTTGCAGGACGTCATCGCTAACTGGGTGGGTCGCCACGGTAATAATTTCAGTAAATTTGCCGAAAAAAACTGTTTTCAGCTCAACGATACCCATCCCAGCATCGCGGTGGCCGAGCTAATGCGCTTGCTGATGGATATTCACGGTCTGCCTTGGAAAGAAGCCTGGCACATCACTCGGCACACGATGGCCTACACCAATCATACCTTGTTGCCCGAGGCCTTGGAAAAATGGTCGGTCAATCTGATGCAGCATTTGCTGCCGCGCTTGATGGAAATTATTTTTGAAATCAACGCGCATTTCATGGCGGAAGTGTCCGCGCGTTGGCCAGGCGACAATCCACGTATGGCGCGGATGTCCATCATCGAAGAAGGTCATCAAAAACAGGTGCGGATGGCATTTTTGGCCATCGTCGGTAGTTTTTCGGTCAACGGTGTCGCCGAATTGCATTCCAAGTTGTTGCAGGAGGGCTTGTTTAAAGACTTTTTCGAGCTCTGGCCGCAAAAATTTAATAACAAAACTAACGGTGTGACCCCCAGACGCTGGCTGGCCGGTTGTAATCCGGAATTGGCCGAGTTTATCACCGCAACTATTGGTGATGGCTGGATTACCGACCTTTCTCAGCTGTCCAAATTAGCGCCTTACGCCGAAGACGCCGCGTTCAGGCAAAAATGGTACGACTTAAATCGGGCCAGCAAACAGCGTCTTGTTGATTACAAAAAAGAAGAACACGACATTGAGATCAATGTCGATGCCTTGTTCGATGTGCAGGTTAAACGCATCCATGAATACAAACGGCAAATTTTGAATGTGCTGCATGTGATTCATCTTTATGATCGGATAAAACGCGGCGATACGCAAAACTGGGTGGATCGTTGCGTCTTGATCGGCGGCAAGGCCGCGCCCGGCTATGTGATGGCGAAAAAAATCATCAAGCTGATAAACAATGTCGGCAATGTCATTAATGAAGATCCGGAAGTAGGCAACAAGCTGAGATTGGTGTTTATGCCCAATTACTGCGTGTCGGCGATGGAGAAAATCTGTCCGGGCGCGGATTTGTCGGAACAAATTTCGACTGCCGGTAAGGAAGCGTCCGGTACCGGTAACATGAAATTTATGATGAACGGCGCGCTGACCATCGGTACGTTGGACGGTGCCAACATCGAAATTCGTGAAGAGGTCGGTGCCGACAATTTCTTCCTGTTCGGCTTGACCGAAACCGAAGTGGAGGCGCTCCGGCCGCATTACGATCCGCAATGGTTCATCAATCAGGACAGCGATTTGCAAGGCGTGATGCGCTTGCTGGAATGCGGACATTTCAATCAGTTCGAGCCGGGCATTTTCGACGACATCATTGCCTCGATTAAAAGTCCGCACGATCCGTGGATGACTATCGCTGATTTCCGCAGTTATCTGGAAGCGCAAAAGCGCGTCGAGCAAACTTGGCGTGATCAAGAGCGCTGGACCAAAATGAGTATTCTGAATACAGCGGCCAGCGGTAAGTTTTCCACCGATAGAACGATTAGCGAATACAACCGCGAGATTTGGAAACTGTCGCCGGTGGACGTGGAAAAATACTAA
- the trmL gene encoding tRNA (uridine(34)/cytosine(34)/5-carboxymethylaminomethyluridine(34)-2'-O)-methyltransferase TrmL: MLDIVLFEPEIPANTGNIIRLCANTGAHLHLIQPLGFDLDDKRLRRAGLDYHEWVNIRQYGSLHDYVEKAKPQRLFALTTKGHTGYSEVRYKAGDALLFGPETRGLPTAFLNQHPAALQLYLPMRKESRSLNLSNTVAIVLYEAWKQLNFVDAAR; this comes from the coding sequence ATGCTGGATATTGTCTTGTTCGAGCCGGAAATACCGGCCAATACCGGCAATATCATCCGTTTATGCGCTAATACCGGTGCGCATCTGCATTTAATCCAGCCTCTGGGGTTTGACTTGGACGACAAACGTCTGCGTCGCGCCGGGCTGGATTATCATGAATGGGTGAACATCCGCCAGTACGGTTCCTTGCACGATTACGTCGAAAAAGCCAAGCCGCAGCGTTTATTTGCATTAACCACCAAAGGTCACACCGGTTACAGTGAGGTACGATATAAAGCTGGAGATGCCTTGTTATTCGGTCCGGAAACCCGCGGCTTACCAACCGCCTTTCTGAATCAACATCCGGCCGCGTTGCAGCTGTATTTGCCGATGCGTAAGGAAAGCCGCAGTCTTAATCTATCCAATACCGTTGCCATAGTGCTGTACGAAGCCTGGAAGCAATTGAATTTTGTGGATGCGGCTCGTTGA
- a CDS encoding YchJ family protein, whose translation MTTITDNTETCLCGSGLHYLECCGRYHSCEHFPPTAEALMRSRFSAYAQRNVDYLLNTWETSKRPAAIDFSKETAQWQKLVIVDTKKGGTHDSKGMVEFKAFYRQDGEDYFMHEISRFVKTDSRWLYLDGVIKAAGKVAISTDTGRNAPCACGSGKKFKRCCGR comes from the coding sequence ATGACGACAATCACCGACAACACCGAAACTTGTTTATGCGGCTCCGGCCTGCATTATCTGGAGTGCTGCGGCCGCTATCACAGCTGCGAACACTTCCCGCCAACGGCAGAAGCCTTGATGCGCTCGCGTTTCAGCGCTTATGCCCAACGCAACGTGGACTATTTATTAAATACTTGGGAAACAAGCAAACGCCCCGCAGCAATCGATTTTTCCAAGGAAACCGCGCAGTGGCAAAAACTCGTTATAGTCGACACTAAGAAAGGCGGTACGCACGACAGCAAAGGCATGGTCGAGTTTAAGGCTTTTTACCGACAGGACGGCGAAGACTATTTCATGCACGAAATCAGTCGTTTCGTTAAGACGGATTCGCGCTGGCTCTATCTGGACGGCGTCATCAAAGCCGCGGGCAAAGTCGCGATAAGCACGGACACCGGCCGGAATGCGCCTTGTGCGTGCGGCAGCGGCAAGAAATTTAAACGTTGCTGCGGGCGCTGA